From the genome of Hymenobacter cellulosilyticus, one region includes:
- a CDS encoding helix-turn-helix transcriptional regulator produces MKNNLRVERAVLRLTQEELAQRIGVSRQTINAMEAGKYVPSTVLALKLAQVFGKPVEQLFTLEAED; encoded by the coding sequence ATGAAGAATAATCTGCGCGTAGAACGGGCCGTGCTGCGGCTCACCCAGGAAGAGCTGGCCCAGCGCATCGGCGTCAGCCGCCAAACGATTAACGCCATGGAAGCCGGCAAGTACGTACCCTCCACGGTGCTGGCCCTCAAGCTGGCCCAGGTGTTCGGCAAGCCTGTCGAGCAGCTTTTCACCCTGGAAGCAGAGGATTAA
- a CDS encoding sigma-54-dependent transcriptional regulator: MILIVDDDLAVRMSLGLLLKQAGYPTKGVATPEEALALISAAPPALVLMDMNYSLDTSGHDGLQLLAQVKALAPQVPVILITGWGSITLAVEGIKAGAAEFVTKPWNNDSLLQTIRTILSLQERPAETGTALSRRDLDRQFNFRNIIGADAQLLHVLRNVGQVAATDASVLIEGESGTGKELIAEAIHQNSHRRDKAFVKVNLGGISASLFESEMFGHRRGAYTDAKTDRVGRFELANKGTIFLDEIGELDLGSQVKLLRVLQDRTYEVLGDSRARSLDIRVICATNRNLAEMVREGRFREDLYYRINLITVRLPALRERPDDIPLLVNHFVNNLRTTYNRPSLKVGTKALHWLRELPLSGNIRELKNLVERAVLVSGKDELSPEDFQAQFTKATAKAAAPGELPPVGSMTLEEVEVQMIRKSMEFYAGNVSRVAKALGLSRGALYRRLEKYDIPFDAAQ; encoded by the coding sequence ATGATTCTTATTGTTGATGACGACCTGGCCGTCCGCATGTCGCTGGGGCTGCTACTGAAGCAGGCGGGCTATCCCACCAAGGGCGTAGCCACGCCGGAAGAGGCGCTGGCGCTGATCAGTGCCGCGCCCCCGGCCCTGGTGCTGATGGACATGAACTACTCCCTGGACACCTCCGGCCACGACGGGCTGCAGCTGCTGGCCCAGGTCAAAGCTCTTGCGCCCCAGGTTCCCGTCATTCTGATAACGGGCTGGGGCTCTATCACCTTGGCCGTGGAAGGTATCAAGGCCGGGGCTGCCGAATTCGTGACCAAGCCCTGGAACAACGACTCCCTACTCCAGACCATTCGCACGATTCTGAGTTTGCAAGAGCGGCCCGCCGAAACCGGCACCGCCCTAAGCCGCCGCGACCTGGACCGGCAGTTCAACTTCCGCAACATCATCGGAGCCGACGCCCAGCTGCTGCACGTGCTGCGCAACGTGGGCCAGGTGGCCGCCACCGACGCCTCGGTACTGATTGAGGGGGAAAGCGGGACGGGCAAGGAGCTCATTGCCGAAGCCATTCACCAGAACAGCCACCGTCGCGACAAAGCCTTCGTGAAAGTCAACCTGGGCGGTATTTCAGCCTCGCTGTTCGAGAGTGAGATGTTCGGGCACCGCCGCGGCGCTTACACCGATGCCAAAACCGACCGGGTGGGCCGCTTCGAGCTGGCCAATAAGGGTACCATTTTTCTCGACGAAATTGGGGAGCTGGATTTGGGCTCCCAGGTGAAGCTGCTGCGGGTGCTGCAGGACCGCACCTACGAGGTGCTCGGCGACAGCCGGGCCCGCAGCCTCGACATCCGGGTGATTTGCGCTACCAACCGCAACCTGGCCGAGATGGTGCGCGAAGGCCGTTTCCGCGAAGACCTTTACTACCGCATCAACCTGATAACCGTGCGCCTGCCCGCCCTCCGGGAGCGGCCCGACGACATTCCGCTGCTGGTAAACCATTTCGTAAACAACCTGCGCACGACCTATAACCGACCTTCGCTCAAAGTAGGTACCAAGGCCCTGCACTGGCTACGCGAGCTGCCGCTGTCGGGCAACATCCGGGAGCTGAAAAACCTGGTGGAGCGGGCCGTACTGGTGTCGGGCAAGGACGAGCTCAGCCCCGAGGATTTCCAGGCCCAGTTTACCAAAGCGACTGCCAAAGCCGCGGCGCCCGGCGAGCTGCCACCCGTGGGCTCCATGACCCTGGAAGAAGTAGAGGTGCAGATGATCCGCAAGTCGATGGAGTTTTACGCCGGCAATGTAAGCCGGGTAGCCAAAGCTCTGGGCCTCAGCCGCGGTGCCCTCTACCGCCGCCTGGAGAAGTACGACATTCCCTTTGATGCCGCGCAGTAA
- a CDS encoding response regulator transcription factor yields the protein MIRIILTDDHAIIRDGIRSLLRDEPGLEVVGEASNGEELLAMLPETPTDVILLDLNMPGMDGFATLAALREQHPHTRVLVLSMLDHERYVVQALDVGALGYALKNTGRTELIYALYAVAGGQPFLCTAIGMALLRKFQSPEINTYDAPKVGSSLSKRELEVLQLIAEGLTNAEIADKLFTSKRTIETHRQNIIEKTQAKNTAALIKFAVSSGLLPE from the coding sequence ATGATTCGGATTATTCTCACCGACGACCACGCCATCATCCGGGATGGTATTCGCAGCCTGTTGCGCGACGAGCCAGGCTTGGAGGTGGTAGGCGAAGCCAGCAATGGAGAGGAGCTCCTGGCCATGCTGCCTGAAACGCCCACCGATGTTATTCTGCTCGACCTGAACATGCCTGGCATGGACGGCTTTGCCACGCTGGCCGCCCTGCGCGAGCAGCATCCGCATACCCGCGTGCTGGTGCTGTCCATGCTCGACCATGAACGGTATGTAGTTCAGGCCCTGGACGTCGGTGCCCTGGGCTATGCCCTGAAAAACACGGGCCGTACCGAGCTGATCTATGCCCTGTACGCCGTGGCCGGCGGGCAGCCGTTTCTGTGCACTGCTATTGGTATGGCTTTGCTGCGCAAGTTTCAGAGCCCCGAAATCAACACGTATGATGCGCCCAAGGTGGGTAGCAGCCTTTCGAAGCGGGAGCTGGAAGTGCTGCAACTCATTGCCGAAGGGCTGACCAACGCCGAAATTGCCGACAAGCTCTTCACCAGCAAGCGCACCATCGAAACCCACCGCCAGAACATCATCGAGAAAACCCAGGCTAAAAACACCGCCGCCCTTATCAAATTCGCCGTAAGCAGCGGCCTGCTGCCAGAATAA
- a CDS encoding sensor histidine kinase, translated as MTLRVKFLLFVVIIHGVLIALAVQIMRTNAPLFIGTEVLLLISIVLTVQLYRGFVRPFQLIAAGTEAIRAKDFSMKFVPVGQKEMDQLIDVYNHMIDELRQERVTQHEKSFLLERLIQASPAGILLLDFDGRVEAANPAAERCLLLPQQELLGQLPAQLPGEWGPVLSSLQAGQPQVIQLSGIRTYRAHCSHFLDRGFTRNFIMLEELTQELIRQEKQAYEKLIRMMSHEINNSIGAINSILQSFSYYTGQLHPDDQTDFSEALEVSINRNTHLANFIANFANLVRLPAPSVAPATCTIWYAPFTASCRCRAKSAALPGTGTWPRATVGRAGLSAD; from the coding sequence ATGACCCTGCGCGTCAAGTTTCTGCTGTTTGTTGTCATTATTCACGGCGTGCTCATTGCGCTGGCAGTGCAGATTATGCGCACCAACGCGCCGCTGTTCATTGGCACGGAAGTGCTGCTGCTGATTTCCATTGTCCTCACCGTGCAGCTGTACCGCGGCTTTGTGCGGCCGTTTCAGCTCATTGCGGCCGGTACTGAGGCCATCCGGGCCAAGGACTTCTCCATGAAGTTTGTGCCCGTGGGGCAGAAGGAAATGGACCAGCTCATTGACGTCTACAACCACATGATTGACGAGCTGCGGCAGGAGCGCGTTACCCAGCACGAGAAAAGCTTCCTGCTGGAGCGCCTGATTCAGGCCTCGCCGGCCGGCATTCTGCTCCTCGACTTCGATGGACGGGTAGAGGCGGCCAACCCCGCTGCCGAGCGGTGTCTGCTCTTGCCCCAGCAAGAGTTGCTGGGCCAGCTGCCGGCCCAGCTGCCGGGCGAGTGGGGGCCGGTACTGAGCAGCCTGCAGGCCGGGCAGCCCCAGGTAATTCAGCTCTCGGGCATCCGGACGTACCGGGCGCACTGTTCCCACTTTCTGGACCGGGGCTTCACCCGCAACTTCATCATGCTGGAGGAGCTGACCCAGGAGCTGATTCGCCAGGAAAAGCAGGCCTACGAGAAGCTGATCCGGATGATGTCGCACGAAATCAACAACTCCATCGGGGCCATCAACTCCATTCTGCAAAGCTTCAGCTACTACACCGGGCAACTCCACCCCGACGACCAAACCGACTTCTCGGAGGCCCTGGAGGTTTCCATCAACCGCAATACCCACCTGGCCAACTTCATTGCCAACTTTGCCAACCTGGTGCGCCTGCCCGCCCCAAGCGTCGCCCCTGCGACGTGCACGATTTGGTACGCTCCATTCACCGCCTCATGCAGGTGCAGAGCGAAAAGCGCCGCATTGCCTGGCACTGGCACCTGGCCCCGAGCCACTGTGGGTAGAGCTGGATTGTCAGCAGATTGA
- a CDS encoding FAD-dependent oxidoreductase: protein MQQSSASTLSSWLGTGPALPTFSPLTKNAQTDVVVVGGGIAGLTTAYLLLREGKKVIVLESGELGSGETGRTTAHLSNALDDRYTRLEHLFGEKGARLAAESHGSAIDQIEKIVLEEKIDCDFTRLDGYLFLPKDGKPKELDEELEAAHRAGLTGVQRLADSPTKGFQTGECLVFPNQGQFHITKYLNGLVEAIVRRKGQIFTNSHVTDVKGGSEASVTVVTGATVTAKAVVMATNTPVNDRVVMHTKQHPYRTYVIGARIPKGSVTLALYWDTPDPYHYIRLQEVKEGPRGGTPNYDLLIVGGEDHKVGQGNPEESLRCLEEWTREHFPMVQSVEYRWSGQVQEPSDSLGYAGPNPLDQQNVYIITGDSGHGMTHSTLGAMIITDLIKGRQNPWAELYDPGRVTLKPASAYEFVRENLNVALEYTELLTGGDVSKEEEIQPGSGAVLREGITKVAVYRDEQGQTHKCSAICPHLGCVVHWNGLEKSWDCPCHGSRFDALGKLLIGPANSDLAAVDQAAE from the coding sequence ATGCAACAATCTTCTGCCTCTACTCTCTCGTCGTGGCTGGGCACCGGCCCGGCATTGCCCACCTTCTCGCCGCTCACTAAAAACGCTCAGACCGACGTGGTAGTGGTAGGCGGTGGTATTGCCGGCCTGACTACGGCCTACCTGCTGCTGCGCGAAGGGAAAAAGGTGATAGTGCTGGAAAGCGGCGAGCTGGGCAGTGGCGAAACCGGCCGCACCACGGCCCACCTCTCCAATGCCCTGGATGACCGGTACACCCGCCTCGAACATTTGTTTGGGGAGAAAGGGGCCCGCCTCGCGGCCGAAAGCCACGGCAGCGCCATCGACCAGATCGAGAAGATTGTGCTGGAAGAGAAAATCGACTGCGACTTCACCCGCCTCGACGGCTACCTGTTTTTGCCCAAGGACGGTAAGCCCAAGGAACTCGACGAAGAGTTGGAAGCAGCTCACCGCGCCGGCCTGACCGGCGTGCAGCGCCTGGCCGACTCCCCCACCAAGGGCTTTCAGACCGGCGAGTGCCTGGTGTTTCCCAACCAGGGCCAGTTTCACATTACGAAATACCTGAACGGCCTTGTCGAGGCCATTGTGCGGCGCAAGGGTCAGATTTTCACCAACTCCCACGTCACGGATGTGAAAGGTGGCAGCGAGGCTTCCGTTACGGTGGTCACCGGGGCTACCGTTACGGCTAAGGCGGTGGTTATGGCGACCAACACACCCGTCAACGACCGGGTGGTAATGCACACCAAGCAGCATCCGTATCGTACTTACGTCATCGGGGCCCGGATTCCGAAGGGCTCCGTGACCCTGGCCTTGTACTGGGACACGCCCGACCCCTACCACTACATTCGCCTGCAGGAAGTAAAGGAAGGCCCCCGGGGCGGTACCCCGAATTACGACCTACTTATCGTGGGTGGGGAAGACCATAAGGTAGGCCAGGGCAACCCCGAGGAAAGCCTGCGCTGCCTGGAAGAATGGACCCGTGAGCATTTCCCGATGGTGCAAAGCGTGGAATACCGCTGGTCGGGGCAGGTGCAGGAACCCAGCGACAGTCTGGGCTACGCCGGCCCTAACCCGCTGGACCAGCAAAACGTGTACATCATCACCGGCGACTCGGGCCACGGCATGACCCACAGCACGCTGGGCGCCATGATTATTACCGACCTGATCAAGGGCCGGCAAAATCCCTGGGCGGAGCTCTACGACCCGGGCCGCGTGACGCTGAAGCCGGCTTCGGCCTACGAGTTTGTGCGCGAAAACCTGAACGTGGCCCTGGAGTACACCGAGTTGCTTACCGGCGGCGACGTATCGAAGGAAGAAGAAATACAGCCCGGCAGCGGAGCCGTACTGCGGGAGGGAATTACCAAAGTGGCCGTGTACCGCGACGAGCAGGGCCAGACCCACAAGTGCTCGGCCATCTGCCCCCACCTAGGCTGCGTAGTGCACTGGAACGGGCTGGAGAAAAGCTGGGACTGCCCCTGCCACGGCTCCCGCTTCGATGCCCTGGGCAAGCTCCTCATTGGCCCCGCCAACAGCGACTTGGCCGCCGTAGACCAAGCTGCAGAATAA
- a CDS encoding response regulator, whose translation MTRIILADDHTILRDGIRALLVAEPDFEVVGEASNGRELLDLLATTPADVVLLDLTMPELDGFAVLPLVRAQHPETRLLILSMLEHERYVAQALEAGASGYILKNAAITEILHAIRTVAVGHSFLCTEIGLELLRKLTLNMEKQWETSAESHSADLSARELEVLQLIAEGLTNAEIADKLFTSKRTIETHRQNIIEKTQAKNTAALIKFAVNQGLVK comes from the coding sequence ATGACTCGTATTATTTTGGCCGACGACCATACCATTCTCCGGGATGGTATTCGCGCGTTGTTAGTGGCTGAACCCGATTTTGAAGTGGTAGGTGAAGCCAGCAATGGCCGAGAGCTGCTGGATTTGCTGGCTACCACTCCGGCCGATGTAGTGCTGCTGGATCTGACCATGCCCGAGCTGGATGGCTTTGCGGTACTGCCCCTGGTGCGGGCCCAGCACCCCGAAACCCGCCTGCTGATTCTTTCCATGCTGGAGCACGAGCGCTACGTGGCTCAGGCCCTGGAAGCAGGAGCTTCGGGATATATTCTCAAGAATGCCGCCATTACCGAAATCCTGCACGCTATCCGGACCGTAGCCGTGGGGCACTCGTTTTTGTGCACGGAAATAGGCCTAGAGCTGCTGCGCAAGCTTACCCTGAATATGGAAAAGCAGTGGGAAACCAGTGCGGAATCCCATTCGGCCGACCTCTCGGCCCGGGAGCTGGAAGTGCTGCAGCTCATTGCCGAAGGGCTGACCAACGCCGAAATTGCCGACAAGCTCTTCACCAGCAAGCGCACCATCGAAACCCACCGCCAGAACATCATCGAGAAAACCCAGGCCAAAAACACCGCCGCCCTTATCAAATTCGCCGTAAATCAGGGCTTGGTGAAATAA
- a CDS encoding cyanophycinase: MPSRKKKPTPSHDSNRQSCPVPQGILIAVGGHENKGEAPEKGSNQDQNRNFVPDGILTRFVEELSGNDPLIVVIPTASSVPEEAAGDYHEVFGRLGVKRVETLDIRERGHANDEKALELINEAAGFWFTGGDQLRLTALLGGTQLLQRLKERYTFERIVIGGTSAGASAMSTPMIYEGRNDAGMRKGEIAITTGLQFMHDVAIDTHFIARGRIARMAQIIATNPTCLGLGLEEDTGVVVREGYKLEVIGSGLVTILEGNSCTATNIYDISPNTPFSIRDLVLHFLGAGEEYELPMPPELHL; this comes from the coding sequence ATGCCTAGTCGTAAGAAAAAACCCACTCCTTCGCATGACTCCAACCGTCAAAGCTGCCCCGTTCCCCAAGGCATCCTGATTGCCGTGGGCGGCCACGAAAACAAGGGCGAAGCACCCGAAAAAGGGTCAAACCAGGACCAGAACCGCAATTTTGTGCCCGATGGTATTCTCACCCGCTTCGTGGAGGAGCTCTCCGGCAACGACCCGCTGATTGTCGTTATTCCCACCGCCTCGTCGGTGCCCGAGGAGGCCGCCGGCGACTACCACGAAGTATTTGGCCGCCTCGGAGTAAAGCGCGTTGAAACTCTCGACATTCGGGAGCGAGGCCATGCCAACGATGAGAAAGCCCTGGAACTCATCAATGAAGCCGCCGGCTTCTGGTTTACGGGCGGCGACCAGCTGCGCCTGACGGCCTTGCTGGGCGGTACGCAGCTGCTGCAGCGCCTGAAAGAGCGCTACACCTTCGAGCGAATCGTTATCGGGGGCACCAGCGCCGGGGCTTCGGCCATGTCGACGCCCATGATTTATGAAGGTCGCAACGACGCGGGCATGCGCAAGGGCGAAATTGCCATTACCACCGGCCTGCAGTTTATGCACGACGTGGCCATCGACACTCACTTTATTGCCCGGGGCCGCATTGCCCGCATGGCCCAGATTATTGCCACCAACCCTACCTGCCTGGGCCTGGGCCTGGAGGAAGACACGGGCGTAGTAGTGCGGGAAGGCTACAAACTCGAAGTTATTGGCAGCGGCCTGGTCACTATTCTGGAAGGCAACAGCTGCACAGCTACCAACATCTACGACATTTCGCCTAATACGCCCTTCTCCATTCGGGACCTGGTATTGCACTTTCTCGGGGCCGGCGAAGAGTATGAGCTGCCCATGCCTCCCGAATTGCACCTGTAG
- a CDS encoding STAS domain-containing protein, with the protein MDILKLSQPNAFVVSLRGKCEGEQGAQQLVDLLREATQKKANTLWLLCQELTSVDFRAQQALLRHLPFLQDARIKLTLCGLQPAVQRQFEDSGLNTLVSALPSEAYKGPYPILR; encoded by the coding sequence ATGGATATTCTGAAATTGTCGCAGCCTAACGCCTTTGTCGTGAGCTTACGGGGCAAGTGTGAGGGGGAGCAGGGCGCTCAGCAACTCGTGGACTTACTGCGCGAGGCCACTCAAAAGAAGGCCAATACCTTGTGGTTGCTGTGTCAGGAGCTTACCTCGGTTGATTTTAGGGCCCAACAGGCGTTGCTCCGGCACCTGCCTTTTCTACAGGATGCCCGTATTAAGCTGACCCTATGCGGCTTGCAGCCTGCGGTGCAGCGGCAGTTTGAAGACTCGGGACTCAACACTTTGGTTTCCGCCCTTCCCTCGGAGGCCTACAAAGGGCCCTACCCTATTCTGCGCTAG
- a CDS encoding ATP-binding protein, whose translation MLNIVKNALESIGEDGNLTIHTSLRPAMLRIEDDGAGIAPEVQRQLFTPFFSTKRDGQGIGLTMIRDILLQHGFTFSLETTPAGTTAFTIWFAASTEAAANA comes from the coding sequence GTGCTCAACATCGTAAAAAACGCCCTCGAATCCATCGGCGAAGACGGCAACCTGACGATTCACACCAGCCTGCGCCCAGCCATGCTGCGCATCGAGGACGACGGGGCGGGTATAGCGCCCGAGGTGCAGCGGCAGCTGTTTACCCCGTTTTTCAGCACCAAGCGCGACGGGCAGGGCATTGGCCTCACCATGATTCGCGACATTCTCCTGCAGCACGGCTTCACCTTCAGCCTCGAAACCACCCCGGCCGGCACTACGGCCTTTACTATCTGGTTTGCGGCTAGTACAGAGGCCGCGGCCAACGCGTAG
- a CDS encoding DUF1345 domain-containing protein encodes MPSAAFRLIHRIGQLSALTRLLVALVLGAGAWALLSTDFLPAARAVAAWDAFGLSTLLLIWAAIATADVKHIRETAQQEDASRTLSFAFVLVAALSSLLAVVLLLSSVHETSSPAGHLHVGLAIAAVTLAWLLVHTVFTLRYAHLYYDATPTGDAGGLEFPGQHPPDYLDFAYFSFVVGMTAQTADVSISGRYMRRLALLHGLVSFGFNTAVVALSISGLASVL; translated from the coding sequence ATGCCGTCCGCCGCTTTCCGCCTTATTCACCGTATTGGCCAGCTTTCGGCCCTTACCCGCCTGCTGGTTGCCTTGGTTTTGGGCGCTGGCGCCTGGGCATTGCTGTCAACTGATTTCTTGCCTGCCGCCCGCGCCGTAGCGGCTTGGGATGCTTTCGGCCTCTCGACGCTGCTGCTGATCTGGGCCGCCATTGCCACCGCCGATGTAAAGCACATCCGGGAAACGGCCCAGCAGGAAGACGCGAGTCGCACGTTGTCGTTTGCCTTCGTGCTGGTAGCCGCCCTGAGCAGCCTGCTGGCCGTCGTGCTGCTGCTTAGCTCCGTGCACGAAACGAGCAGCCCCGCCGGGCACCTGCACGTGGGTTTGGCCATTGCGGCCGTAACCCTGGCCTGGCTGCTGGTACACACGGTGTTTACCCTGCGCTACGCCCACCTGTACTACGACGCGACGCCCACCGGTGACGCCGGCGGCCTGGAGTTTCCCGGCCAGCACCCCCCGGATTATCTGGACTTTGCCTACTTCTCCTTCGTGGTGGGCATGACGGCCCAAACGGCCGACGTCAGCATCAGCGGGCGGTATATGCGCCGCCTGGCGCTGTTGCACGGCCTGGTATCGTTTGGCTTTAACACGGCGGTGGTAGCTTTGAGTATCAGTGGCCTGGCCAGCGTATTATAG